The DNA region ACGCTTCGGCTGACGTTCTCGATGCTGCTGCCGTACATGGCGTGCGGAATGATTGTCGTTTTATTTGCCGTCATGGCCACGAACATCAGTACAACCATCGGGCTCTCCATCGGAATTTTGACTGCTGCACAATCCCTGAATGCGTTCGAGAAGATCAAGCCCTATTCCGTTGTGAATCACATGTACTATTTTCATGAAATCGTCCTTAAGGCTACTTGGGATGCCGTGTTTCAGAACACCGCGATTATCGCAGCATACATCGTATTGTTCTATGCAGCCAGTGCTTTGATCATCAAGAAAAAAGATCTAATCCAATAGGAGGGGCCCTTCCTGCTCATGGTTTTCGATAAACCCTTCAAGGCAATTTTGGCAAGGAAGGCATGTTCACTCTCGGTTTTATGGTAACAACTACGAAGCGAGTGTTATGATATTGGAGAAGGATGTATATTGATAGGAATGAGGTGAACCCGTGCAGCTTGACCGGATTATGATTGTGGAAGATGAGAAAGAAATTGCGGATTTGTTAAAGGATTACCTGGTAGAAGAGCACTTCGAAGTCATCGTAGCTAAAGACGGGCTTGAGGCCGTTCGATTGTTCAGGGAAACCCGGCCGCAATTGATGATTTTGGATATTATGCTGCCCCATTTAAACGGGATTGAAGTGTGCCGAACGATTCGCTCCGAGTCGTCCATACCAATTATCATGCTTAGCGCCAAGAAGAGCGATGTCGATAAAATTCTCGGGCTAGGAATCGGCGCGGACGATTATGTGGTCAAGCCTTTCAGTCCCGGCGAGGTGATTGCAAGGGTCAGGGCGCAGCTTCGCAGAGTGAATCAGCTGTCGTCACCTATGCCGCAATCGGATCTCATCCGATATCAAGATTTGGAGCTCGATCTCAAAGCTTATGAAGTGAGCGTTCGAAATCGACCTGTTCAATGCTCGGCGAAGGAGTTTGAAGTGCTCCGCTTTTTGGCCCTTCATCCCAATCA from Paenibacillus ihbetae includes:
- a CDS encoding response regulator transcription factor — protein: MQLDRIMIVEDEKEIADLLKDYLVEEHFEVIVAKDGLEAVRLFRETRPQLMILDIMLPHLNGIEVCRTIRSESSIPIIMLSAKKSDVDKILGLGIGADDYVVKPFSPGEVIARVRAQLRRVNQLSSPMPQSDLIRYQDLELDLKAYEVSVRNRPVQCSAKEFEVLRFLALHPNQVLTREQIFQNVWGFDERGDLNTVTVHIKKIREKIERDPANPTLIKTVWGVGYKLDGGLR